The Gemmatimonas sp. UBA7669 genome has a window encoding:
- a CDS encoding HupE/UreJ family protein: MMWTRWARWAPLFALAMLVAAPSVLLAHGVSVGDKGYIQETFGVRLVPFVYLGAKHMVTGYDHILFLCGVIFYLYRVRDIATYVTLFAVGHSSTLILGVLTKISVSPYLIDAIIGFSVAYKALDNVGALQKWFGVQPNPRAATLVFGLFHGFGLATKLLDFEMDPDGLVENLLAFNVGVEVGQMLALTVVLIAMSYWRRSPSFLRSGFTANMLLLVAGLLLVGYQLTGYFSTQA, from the coding sequence ATGATGTGGACTCGCTGGGCGCGATGGGCGCCGCTGTTTGCCCTGGCCATGCTCGTGGCCGCGCCAAGCGTACTGCTGGCGCACGGGGTGTCCGTTGGTGACAAGGGCTATATCCAGGAAACCTTTGGCGTGCGTCTGGTACCGTTCGTGTATCTTGGCGCCAAGCACATGGTTACCGGGTATGATCACATCCTGTTCTTGTGCGGCGTGATCTTCTACCTGTACCGCGTGCGTGACATCGCCACCTATGTCACGCTGTTCGCCGTGGGACATTCCAGCACCCTCATTCTGGGGGTGCTCACCAAGATCAGCGTGAGCCCGTATCTGATCGACGCCATCATCGGTTTTTCAGTGGCCTACAAGGCGCTGGACAATGTGGGCGCCCTTCAGAAGTGGTTCGGTGTGCAGCCCAATCCCCGTGCCGCCACGCTGGTGTTCGGCCTCTTTCACGGGTTCGGCCTTGCCACCAAACTGCTCGACTTCGAGATGGACCCCGACGGACTTGTAGAGAACCTGCTTGCCTTCAATGTGGGCGTCGAAGTCGGGCAGATGCTCGCCCTTACCGTCGTGCTCATCGCGATGAGCTACTGGCGGCGATCCCCGTCGTTTCTCCGCAGCGGTTTTACGGCCAACATGCTGTTGCTGGTGGCCGGTCTCCTGCTCGTGGGCTATCAGCTCACGGGCTACTTCTCCACGCAAGCCTAG
- a CDS encoding efflux RND transporter permease subunit: MLNRLIAWALANRVIVLAVSVLILISGAWTAWRMPVDVFPDLTAPTVTVLTEAHGMAPEEVEALVSFPIETSVNGATGVRRVRSSTAQGISVVWVEFDWGTDIFRARQIVAEKLQTVAAALPTGISAPVLAPVSSVMGEILMIGLTGTQSPTELRTVADWTIRRRLLAVPGVAQVIPIGGAVKQYQVLADPARMMMAGVSLEQVVRAARGSNANASGGVYMDRGQEYVIRGIGRVQSEADIASTLVAVRGGTPITLGQVADVTVGTAPKFGDGSVNAQPGVVLAVQKQPGANTLELTERIERELTAIQSALPAGMTVHAELFRQASFIRVAVDNVVKALRDGAVLVVIVLFLFLWNLRATAISIVAIPLSLVVAIFAMKLRGISINTMTLGGMAIAIGALVDDAIIDVENVFRRLKENHHRPPAEQRSALRVVYDASKEIRASIVNATLIIIVVFLPLFFLGGVEGRLLRPLGFAYVVSILASLLVAVTVTPVLCAYLLPNSRAVQREEESRLVVWLKAQYARVLTPVLAHPRRVLAGAVAALALSMAAVPMLGSAFLPEFNEGALTVSVVTVPGTSLEESNAIGQRVEQILKAKPAVINTDRRQGRAELDEHAQGVNAAEIDVTLRDDADKEALFEELRNEFTSIPGTNVTIGQPIGHRIDHMLSGTRANIAVKLFGPDLYQLRLIGTQIRDVMAGVSGVADLQLEQQSDVPQLRIKADRAALARHGMSVGQLAEAIDVALNGEAVSQVLEEGRSVDLVVRYPDAYRLNADAIAAVSFDTPTGQHVPLSQLATVTVDRGPNTISRENVQRKIVVQANVAGRDLGSTVADIERAVAEGVTLPPGYFVEYGGQFEAQEEATRTLSVLSLLSVAAIFLLLYGEFGSARTAGLVMANLPLALIGGVVAVLLTGRVVSIASLVGFVTLFGIATRNGILLVAHYRHLLAEGVPFAEAVTRGSLERLSPILMTALTAGLALIPLAFGGGEPGNELQTPMAIVILGGLLSATVLNMIVLPALYWMFGARDVQPEEAAA, translated from the coding sequence ATGCTGAATCGCCTGATTGCGTGGGCGCTCGCCAATCGCGTCATCGTGCTCGCCGTGTCTGTGCTGATACTGATCAGCGGCGCGTGGACGGCGTGGCGCATGCCCGTGGATGTGTTCCCCGATCTCACGGCACCGACCGTTACGGTGCTGACCGAAGCACACGGTATGGCGCCGGAGGAGGTCGAGGCGCTCGTGTCGTTTCCTATCGAAACGTCGGTGAACGGCGCCACCGGCGTCCGCCGTGTGCGCTCGTCCACGGCACAGGGCATTTCGGTGGTGTGGGTGGAGTTCGACTGGGGGACGGATATCTTCCGCGCGCGGCAAATCGTCGCGGAAAAGTTGCAGACGGTGGCCGCGGCCCTGCCCACGGGCATCTCCGCTCCCGTGTTGGCGCCGGTGTCGAGCGTCATGGGAGAGATCCTCATGATCGGTCTCACCGGAACACAGTCTCCCACCGAGCTGCGGACCGTGGCGGATTGGACCATCAGGCGTCGACTGCTCGCGGTGCCGGGTGTGGCGCAGGTGATCCCCATTGGCGGCGCCGTCAAGCAATACCAGGTGCTCGCCGATCCGGCGCGCATGATGATGGCCGGTGTCTCACTCGAACAGGTCGTGCGCGCGGCGCGTGGCTCCAACGCCAACGCGTCCGGTGGCGTGTACATGGATCGTGGACAGGAATACGTGATCCGTGGTATCGGACGGGTACAGTCGGAGGCGGACATTGCCAGTACACTGGTGGCGGTACGCGGTGGCACGCCGATCACCCTTGGACAGGTGGCTGACGTGACCGTGGGCACGGCCCCGAAGTTCGGTGACGGCAGTGTGAATGCGCAGCCTGGCGTGGTGCTCGCCGTGCAGAAGCAGCCTGGTGCCAACACGCTCGAGCTCACGGAGCGTATCGAACGGGAACTCACGGCCATTCAGAGTGCGCTCCCCGCTGGCATGACAGTACACGCGGAACTCTTCCGCCAGGCGAGCTTCATTCGTGTGGCCGTGGACAACGTGGTGAAGGCGCTGCGCGACGGCGCGGTGCTGGTGGTGATCGTACTCTTCCTCTTCCTGTGGAATCTGCGGGCCACAGCGATTTCCATCGTCGCCATCCCGCTCTCGCTTGTGGTGGCGATCTTTGCCATGAAGCTCCGCGGCATCAGCATCAACACGATGACTCTGGGTGGCATGGCCATTGCCATTGGCGCGTTGGTGGACGATGCCATCATCGACGTGGAAAACGTCTTCCGGCGCCTCAAGGAGAACCATCACCGGCCACCGGCCGAGCAGCGGTCGGCACTGCGTGTCGTCTACGACGCGTCGAAGGAGATCCGCGCGAGTATCGTGAACGCCACCCTCATCATCATCGTGGTGTTCCTGCCTTTGTTCTTTCTGGGCGGCGTGGAAGGGCGACTGTTGCGTCCCCTCGGGTTCGCGTACGTGGTATCGATTCTGGCTTCTCTGCTGGTCGCCGTGACGGTGACGCCCGTGCTCTGTGCATATCTGTTGCCCAACTCGCGAGCCGTGCAGCGTGAGGAGGAGAGCCGTCTGGTCGTGTGGCTCAAGGCACAGTACGCGCGCGTGCTCACGCCCGTGCTTGCGCATCCCCGGCGCGTGCTGGCGGGCGCCGTGGCGGCGCTCGCGCTGAGCATGGCGGCGGTGCCGATGCTCGGCTCGGCCTTCCTGCCGGAGTTCAACGAAGGAGCCCTCACGGTCTCCGTGGTGACGGTGCCGGGAACGTCGCTCGAAGAGTCGAACGCCATCGGGCAACGGGTGGAACAGATCCTCAAGGCGAAGCCGGCGGTGATCAATACCGATCGACGGCAGGGGCGTGCCGAGCTCGATGAGCATGCCCAGGGCGTGAACGCAGCCGAGATCGACGTCACACTGCGCGACGATGCCGACAAGGAGGCCCTGTTCGAAGAATTGCGCAACGAATTCACGTCGATTCCCGGAACGAACGTCACCATCGGGCAGCCCATCGGGCATCGCATCGACCACATGCTGTCCGGCACGCGCGCCAACATCGCGGTCAAGCTGTTCGGGCCGGACCTGTACCAGCTTCGACTGATCGGTACGCAGATTCGCGACGTGATGGCCGGCGTGTCGGGCGTAGCCGACCTGCAGCTCGAGCAGCAGTCCGATGTGCCGCAGCTTCGCATCAAGGCCGATCGGGCAGCCCTCGCCCGTCATGGTATGAGTGTGGGGCAGCTGGCCGAGGCCATCGACGTGGCGTTGAACGGAGAAGCCGTGTCGCAGGTGTTGGAGGAGGGGCGCAGTGTCGACCTGGTGGTGCGCTACCCAGACGCATACCGTCTGAATGCGGATGCCATCGCCGCCGTTTCGTTCGATACGCCGACTGGCCAGCATGTCCCCTTGTCGCAACTGGCCACGGTGACCGTGGACCGCGGCCCCAATACCATCTCGCGCGAAAACGTGCAGCGGAAGATCGTGGTACAGGCCAATGTCGCCGGACGGGACCTTGGCAGTACCGTCGCCGACATCGAGCGTGCGGTGGCTGAGGGGGTAACGCTGCCGCCCGGGTACTTCGTGGAGTACGGCGGACAGTTCGAGGCGCAGGAGGAAGCGACGCGCACGCTGTCGGTGCTCTCGCTGCTCTCCGTCGCCGCCATCTTCCTGTTGTTGTACGGGGAATTCGGCTCGGCGCGCACGGCGGGACTGGTGATGGCGAATCTGCCGCTGGCGCTCATCGGCGGCGTGGTGGCCGTGCTGCTCACCGGGCGCGTGGTGAGCATCGCGTCACTGGTCGGCTTTGTCACCCTCTTTGGCATCGCGACGCGGAACGGCATCCTGCTCGTGGCGCACTACCGTCACTTGCTCGCAGAGGGCGTGCCGTTTGCCGAAGCCGTCACCCGCGGTTCACTGGAACGTCTATCGCCAATTCTCATGACGGCGCTTACTGCGGGGCTTGCCCTCATTCCGCTCGCGTTCGGGGGGGGAGAGCCGGGGAACGAGCTGCAGACGCCGATGGCCATCGTCATTCTTGGTGGCCTGCTCTCGGCCACCGTGCTCAACATGATCGTGCTGCCGGCGCTGTACTGGATGTTCGGGGCGCGCGACGTACAACCCGAGGAGGCAGCAGCATGA
- a CDS encoding GNAT family N-acetyltransferase, translating to MSAPRRLCEVRRAEARDIPGVIALCRKVYPTSPPWTETQLETHQLVFPEGQMVAVDEQGTVVGMAASLIILWDDYDALGSWRDFTASGHFTNHDPTHGRTLYGAEIMVDPMWQGHGVGSHLYRARQQLAESMGLLRIRAGARLPGYAEVSQTLSSFEYVLAVVSGRRRDPTLSFQLARGFHVFDVVHGYLQHDPESLGWAALIQWINPAVATPEDYGVSDPRLAAYMPRVAV from the coding sequence ATGAGCGCGCCGCGCAGGCTGTGTGAGGTGCGACGGGCCGAGGCGCGTGACATTCCCGGTGTCATCGCACTCTGCCGCAAGGTGTACCCGACGTCGCCGCCCTGGACCGAAACGCAGCTCGAGACGCACCAGTTGGTGTTTCCCGAGGGCCAGATGGTGGCGGTGGACGAGCAGGGCACCGTCGTCGGCATGGCGGCCAGTCTCATCATTCTGTGGGATGACTATGATGCGCTCGGCAGTTGGCGTGACTTCACGGCCAGCGGGCACTTCACCAATCATGATCCGACGCATGGTCGCACGCTCTATGGCGCCGAGATCATGGTGGATCCCATGTGGCAGGGCCATGGCGTGGGTTCGCATCTCTACCGGGCGCGGCAACAACTGGCGGAGTCGATGGGCCTGCTCCGTATTCGCGCCGGCGCGCGCCTGCCGGGGTACGCCGAGGTGTCGCAAACCCTGTCGAGCTTCGAGTACGTGCTGGCCGTGGTGTCAGGGCGTCGACGCGACCCCACACTCAGCTTTCAGTTGGCGCGCGGCTTTCACGTCTTCGACGTGGTGCACGGCTACCTGCAGCACGACCCGGAAAGCCTTGGCTGGGCGGCGCTGATTCAGTGGATCAATCCGGCGGTGGCCACGCCGGAGGACTACGGCGTGTCGGATCCGCGGCTGGCGGCGTACATGCCGAGGGTGGCGGTGTAG
- a CDS encoding efflux RND transporter periplasmic adaptor subunit, with the protein MTARFLLQTVVAIGLTTAGVAACGGAKAPEVVAGDAAAEPAGGAITQWTDSTELFMEHPALIVGAPDKFAVHLTDLTDFAPLRSGRITLTFMPRDGGEPVVVVQDAPRAPGIYGPSPSFAKAGVYDLVIRVESPQARDSIFVPGLTVYANAAVAPRDSGGVESGISFLKEQAWKTPGFRSAFATAGELAGTFEAPGTIEPAAGRFAEVGAPIAGLVDASSVANTPAPGTQVSRGQTLALLTPSLGDAGGAAYAEARARLAEAEDEHARAVRLYAVEAVPQRRVHEAEIRLAAAREALAGYGGGELPGGRVAVRAPLAGVIADRRVTPGSRVDAGALLFTVVDPSVVWLRVNVPASRAATVSRTSNVDFTVEGSERVYTARRVVSLGSVIDSLSRSVPMLLEVVNADRSLKVGAAARVWVRTGQRESGVTVPASAVLDEDGRPIAYVQVDGESFEKRVLTLGARDAGRVLVRDGIRAGERVVTGAAYQVRLASLSTAVPAHGHEH; encoded by the coding sequence ATGACCGCCCGTTTTCTCCTTCAGACCGTTGTCGCGATCGGCCTGACCACGGCCGGCGTGGCCGCCTGCGGTGGCGCGAAAGCACCCGAGGTCGTGGCTGGCGATGCCGCCGCCGAACCGGCTGGTGGCGCCATTACCCAGTGGACCGACAGCACGGAGCTCTTCATGGAGCATCCGGCACTCATTGTCGGGGCACCGGACAAGTTCGCTGTGCATCTGACCGATCTCACCGACTTCGCCCCGCTGCGCTCCGGGCGCATCACCCTCACGTTTATGCCGCGCGACGGTGGTGAGCCGGTGGTGGTCGTGCAGGATGCGCCGCGCGCGCCGGGCATCTACGGGCCGAGTCCGTCCTTTGCAAAGGCCGGCGTATACGATCTGGTCATCCGCGTGGAAAGTCCGCAGGCACGTGACAGCATCTTCGTACCCGGTCTCACGGTGTACGCCAACGCGGCGGTCGCGCCGCGAGACTCCGGCGGCGTCGAAAGTGGCATCTCGTTTCTCAAGGAGCAGGCCTGGAAGACGCCCGGCTTCCGATCGGCGTTTGCTACCGCGGGAGAACTGGCTGGCACCTTCGAAGCCCCCGGGACCATCGAACCAGCGGCCGGGCGCTTCGCCGAGGTGGGGGCGCCCATTGCGGGACTCGTCGACGCGTCGAGTGTGGCCAATACACCAGCGCCGGGCACCCAGGTATCACGCGGCCAGACGCTGGCCCTGCTGACGCCCTCGCTCGGCGATGCCGGGGGCGCGGCCTATGCCGAGGCCCGTGCGCGCCTGGCGGAGGCGGAAGACGAACATGCGCGTGCCGTCCGTCTGTATGCCGTGGAAGCGGTACCGCAGCGCCGCGTGCATGAGGCGGAAATCCGTCTCGCGGCCGCGCGAGAGGCGCTCGCCGGTTATGGCGGCGGTGAGCTCCCCGGTGGGCGCGTCGCGGTTCGTGCGCCGCTGGCGGGGGTCATCGCCGATCGGCGGGTGACACCGGGCAGTCGAGTCGACGCGGGGGCGCTGCTCTTCACGGTTGTCGATCCGTCCGTTGTGTGGTTGCGCGTGAATGTCCCCGCGTCCCGGGCGGCCACGGTGTCGCGCACGTCGAACGTGGATTTCACGGTGGAAGGTTCGGAGCGTGTGTATACGGCGCGCCGCGTGGTCTCACTGGGCAGCGTCATCGACAGTCTGTCCCGGTCGGTCCCCATGTTGCTCGAAGTGGTCAACGCCGACCGCAGCCTCAAAGTAGGTGCCGCCGCGCGCGTGTGGGTTCGCACGGGACAGCGTGAATCCGGTGTGACCGTGCCCGCCTCGGCCGTGCTCGACGAGGACGGTCGACCCATCGCCTATGTACAGGTCGACGGTGAGTCCTTCGAGAAGCGTGTGCTCACACTCGGCGCGCGTGATGCCGGCCGCGTGCTCGTGCGCGACGGGATCCGCGCAGGTGAGCGTGTGGTAACGGGGGCCGCCTATCAGGTGCGTCTCGCCTCGCTCTCCACGGCCGTGCCGGCGCACGGTCACGAGCATTGA
- a CDS encoding TolC family protein codes for RLSQHPVSAAVARERQAAALANPTLSYGREQTSRAGQSNAQDIAQIEWPLDLAGQRAARVAAARYRREAAETRLAAAVRMLDVMVLGAYVEAMSTAHRVQLAETAYRTATEAQRVNDERVRAGDVAGYAGRRLRLEAGRYAARRAEAAVLARAARERLALVTGLPAAQLTVPTVSASDSSGTAFQVLLSSALGSTIAVLSALPTTGDSLVARALVNRADVLVADREGQAAQADARLASRERIPLPALSLGYKGERVQSGASVPGVSLYGFVAGFSLPLPLLDRRAGAVAAADATARQLEAEADMTRRRVAQEVLDALSALGSTEAERNALLPFAGAESRLALRAVQAAYAEGEITLTEWLEAVRAWQETELALLTTTTDLALRRVELARALGLSLFPHTEANR; via the coding sequence CGGCTTTCTCAGCACCCTGTTAGCGCCGCGGTCGCGCGGGAACGGCAGGCCGCAGCCCTCGCCAATCCCACGCTCAGCTACGGTCGCGAGCAGACCTCGCGCGCGGGACAATCCAACGCGCAGGACATCGCGCAGATCGAGTGGCCACTCGATCTCGCGGGTCAGCGCGCGGCTCGTGTTGCGGCGGCGCGGTATCGCCGTGAAGCGGCCGAGACGCGCCTCGCCGCCGCTGTTCGAATGCTCGATGTCATGGTCCTTGGCGCGTATGTCGAGGCCATGAGCACGGCCCATCGCGTGCAACTCGCCGAGACGGCCTATCGAACGGCGACCGAAGCGCAACGCGTGAACGATGAGCGCGTGCGCGCCGGTGACGTGGCCGGGTACGCTGGGCGCCGACTCCGGCTCGAGGCCGGCCGTTACGCGGCACGGCGCGCCGAGGCCGCCGTGCTGGCTCGGGCTGCACGCGAGCGGCTGGCCCTTGTCACCGGGCTCCCCGCTGCGCAGCTCACCGTACCCACCGTCTCCGCGTCCGATAGCAGCGGAACGGCCTTTCAGGTGTTGCTGTCGTCTGCCCTCGGGTCGACCATTGCAGTGTTGAGCGCGTTACCAACAACTGGCGATTCGTTGGTCGCGCGTGCACTGGTCAATCGCGCCGATGTACTGGTTGCCGACCGCGAGGGGCAGGCCGCACAAGCCGACGCTCGGCTCGCTTCACGCGAGCGGATTCCGCTTCCCGCTCTCTCCCTTGGCTATAAGGGGGAACGTGTGCAGAGCGGCGCGAGCGTGCCCGGCGTCTCGCTGTACGGCTTCGTCGCGGGCTTCTCGTTGCCGCTGCCATTGCTCGACCGTCGCGCCGGAGCCGTAGCGGCGGCTGATGCCACGGCCCGCCAGCTGGAGGCCGAGGCAGACATGACGCGTCGTCGTGTGGCGCAGGAGGTGCTCGATGCGCTGAGCGCCCTTGGCAGCACCGAAGCAGAGCGCAATGCCCTGCTGCCATTCGCTGGCGCAGAATCGCGCCTCGCACTGCGAGCCGTTCAGGCGGCCTACGCCGAGGGCGAGATCACCCTCACCGAATGGCTCGAAGCCGTGCGCGCGTGGCAGGAAACCGAACTCGCGCTGCTGACCACGACGACCGACCTCGCGCTGCGCCGAGTGGAACTCGCGCGCGCGCTCGGACTCTCGCTGTTCCCTCACACCGAAGCGAACCGATGA
- a CDS encoding alpha/beta fold hydrolase — MTVATESRFVDVAGGRLFVQSWSPAVLHADHTPRAPIVLFHDSLGCVALWREFPALLAATTSRRVIAYDRLGFGQSSARHDVLAHSFVEDEGREVVPRLLTALGVETFVAMGHSVGGGMAVAAAAAHRARCTALITMAAQSFVEDRTVAGVREARASFAAPEQLARIARHHGDRAEWVLHAWVDTWLHPDFATWSLDALAEQVHCPALVIHSDNDEYGSLAHPMRLLRHLRGPSRQLTVPGGGHLPHRTEPAAVLNAVQDLLAPLV; from the coding sequence ATGACGGTCGCAACAGAGTCGCGTTTCGTGGATGTGGCCGGTGGTCGGCTCTTCGTGCAGAGCTGGTCGCCTGCCGTTTTGCATGCTGACCACACGCCCCGCGCTCCCATTGTGCTGTTCCACGACTCCCTGGGCTGCGTGGCACTGTGGCGTGAGTTCCCGGCGTTGCTGGCCGCGACTACATCGCGGCGTGTGATTGCCTACGACCGATTGGGCTTCGGTCAGTCATCCGCGCGTCATGATGTACTGGCGCACAGCTTCGTCGAGGACGAGGGGCGTGAGGTCGTGCCGCGGCTGCTCACGGCGCTCGGCGTGGAGACCTTCGTGGCCATGGGACACTCGGTGGGCGGCGGCATGGCGGTGGCCGCAGCCGCAGCACACAGGGCCCGATGCACGGCGCTGATCACCATGGCCGCGCAATCGTTTGTGGAAGACCGCACCGTCGCTGGCGTGCGGGAGGCCCGCGCCAGCTTTGCCGCCCCCGAGCAATTGGCCCGCATTGCACGGCATCATGGCGACAGGGCGGAATGGGTATTGCACGCCTGGGTGGACACCTGGTTGCATCCCGACTTTGCCACCTGGTCACTCGATGCGCTCGCCGAGCAGGTGCACTGCCCTGCGCTGGTCATTCACAGCGACAACGATGAATACGGCTCGCTGGCGCATCCGATGCGACTGCTGCGTCACCTTCGTGGGCCATCGCGTCAGCTGACAGTGCCCGGCGGTGGGCATCTGCCACACCGGACAGAACCCGCAGCCGTGCTGAATGCCGTGCAGGACCTGCTCGCGCCACTGGTCTGA
- a CDS encoding carbon-nitrogen hydrolase family protein produces the protein MQQERIRVAVLQYFIRPVADFDAFAAQVRGLVQTAADYRCQLIVFPEYFTLQLLTLGDVTRPIQAQVRTLADWVPQVQELIAQLAAQHRVYIVAGTMPVWNDEGQGITNTCFVFGPDGRFGSQGKLCMTRFESEEWMVSASRGLTIFETSFGRMAVAICYDVEFPEIVRAAALAGVKVLAVPSCTDDRQGFLRVRYCAHARAIENQMYVLHAGTVGSLPMVPAVSLNYGQAAILTPSDFAFARDGILAEGHANQEMMVIGELDLRSIEVQRHDGTVLPLRDSVDVGQRAVLGEVVTL, from the coding sequence ATGCAACAGGAACGCATTCGCGTTGCCGTGCTGCAGTACTTCATTCGGCCGGTGGCCGATTTTGATGCCTTTGCTGCGCAGGTGCGCGGTCTTGTGCAAACGGCAGCCGACTATCGCTGCCAGCTCATTGTGTTTCCCGAGTATTTCACGCTGCAGTTGCTCACCCTGGGCGACGTGACACGCCCCATTCAGGCGCAGGTGCGCACGCTGGCCGACTGGGTGCCGCAGGTGCAGGAGCTCATCGCGCAACTGGCCGCGCAGCACCGGGTGTACATCGTGGCCGGCACCATGCCCGTGTGGAACGACGAAGGGCAGGGCATCACCAATACCTGCTTCGTCTTCGGTCCCGATGGCCGGTTTGGCTCGCAGGGCAAGCTGTGCATGACGCGCTTCGAGAGCGAGGAATGGATGGTAAGCGCGTCACGCGGTCTCACCATCTTTGAAACGTCGTTCGGTCGCATGGCCGTGGCCATCTGCTATGACGTGGAGTTCCCGGAAATCGTGCGCGCCGCGGCGCTTGCCGGCGTCAAGGTGCTGGCCGTGCCCAGCTGCACCGACGACCGTCAGGGCTTCCTGCGGGTGCGCTACTGCGCGCATGCACGCGCCATCGAGAACCAGATGTACGTGCTGCATGCGGGCACGGTGGGCAGCCTGCCCATGGTGCCGGCCGTGAGCCTCAACTACGGGCAGGCGGCCATTCTCACGCCCAGTGACTTTGCCTTTGCACGCGACGGTATCCTGGCCGAGGGTCACGCCAATCAGGAGATGATGGTGATTGGTGAACTCGACCTGCGCAGCATTGAGGTGCAGCGTCATGACGGCACGGTGCTGCCGCTGCGCGATTCGGTGGATGTGGGGCAGCGAGCGGTGCTGGGTGAGGTGGTCACGTTATGA